From a single Sorghum bicolor cultivar BTx623 chromosome 5, Sorghum_bicolor_NCBIv3, whole genome shotgun sequence genomic region:
- the LOC8056302 gene encoding uncharacterized protein LOC8056302 isoform X2, which yields MVPNGQIFDSSLEKGQPYIFRVGSGQVVLDVYPCRRGLTTNQRLSSGFDCWRSVVKFSFLCTSEHSQRSVVARAEPDVGRGHH from the exons ATGGTGCCAAATGGGCAGATTTTTGACAG TTCACTCGAGAAAGGTCAGCCCTACATATTCCGTGTTGGATCAGGACAG GTAGTACTGGATGTATATCCATGTCGTAGAGGTCTAACAACGAACCAGCGCCTATCATCAG GATTTGATTGCTGGAGATCTGTTGTGAAGTTCTCATTTCTTTGCACCTCTGAACACAGCCAAAGATCTGTTGTTGCTAGAGCTGAGCCAGATGTAGGACGAGGACACCATTGA
- the LOC8056302 gene encoding uncharacterized protein LOC8056302 isoform X1, translated as MRRPWRRRGFGGGGAFRSRALISEAACCCKAAAVGRSAVQCGVADEFLIGGGSNTQTGLVGVALGASALGLGRWQRLTSSPPGCRRRKSPSSATPPTKPSSKMSLQIMLLWCQMGRFLTVHSRKVSPTYSVLDQDR; from the exons ATGCGTCGGCCTTGGCGACGACGTggcttcggcggcggcggcgcgttcAGGAGCAGGGCGCTGATCTCAGAGGCGGCGTGCTGCTGCAAGGCCGCCGCTGTCGGTAGAAGCGCGGTGCAATGCGGGGTGGCTGACGAGTTCTTGATCGGTGGTGGCAGCAATACCCAGACTGGGCTGGTAGGAGTGGCCCTGGGAGCCTCTGCCTTGGGGCTGGGCCGCTGGCAGCGTTTGACGTCGTCGCCACCGGGTTGCCGCCGGAGAAAAAGCCCAAGCTCTGCGACGCCGCCTACGAAACCGAGCTCCAAAAT GTCGCTGCAAATTATGTTGCTATGGTGCCAAATGGGCAGATTTTTGACAG TTCACTCGAGAAAGGTCAGCCCTACATATTCCGTGTTGGATCAGGACAG GTAG